A single Corvus hawaiiensis isolate bCorHaw1 chromosome 26, bCorHaw1.pri.cur, whole genome shotgun sequence DNA region contains:
- the ENY2 gene encoding transcription and mRNA export factor ENY2, giving the protein MNKDAQMRATINQKLIETGERERLKELLRAKLIECGWKDQLKAHCKDVIKEKGLEHVTVDDLVAEITPKGRALVPDSVKKELLQRIRTFLAQHASL; this is encoded by the exons ATGAATAAAGATGCCCAGATGAGAGCAACCATTAACCAAAAGCTAATAGAAACAGGAGAGCGAGAACG CCTTAAAGAGTTGCTGAGAGCCAAGTTAATTGAATGTGGCTGGAAGGATCAGTTGAAGGCACATTGCAAAG AtgtcattaaagaaaaaggattaGAACATGTTACTGTTGATGATTTGGTGGCAGAAATCACTCCCAAAGGCAGAG CTTTGGTACCAGACAGTGTAAAGAAAGAACTCTTGCAAAGAATAAGAACCTTCCTTGCTCAGCATGCCAGTCTTTAA